In Hymenobacter gelipurpurascens, one DNA window encodes the following:
- a CDS encoding sodium:solute symporter, whose amino-acid sequence MSLLDWLVLGGTLAFIVGYGTWRTRGQHTMDSYLLGDRQARWWGIGLSIIATQASAITFLSTPGQAYDDGMRFIQFYFGLPVAMVLIAIFAVPIYHRLKVFTAYEYLEGRFDRRTRTLAAGLFLVQRGLSNGLSLYAPALVLSAILGWNVHLTVWLIGGLMISYTVAGGTRAVAVTQQWQVAVIFTGMAVAGYLLVHYLPDDIGFTEAMQVAGHRGKLNLVDFHFDPKDRYNFWSGMTGGLFLALSYFGTDQSQVQRYLAGRSVTESRLGLLMNGLVKVPMQFGILLIGVLLFVFYQFNAPPLTFNRPVQKQVARSATYGPALRQLEQQHTVLFEARREATTGLVQALRTGNEAQVAAAQTRLQATDAASSGLRAEAQKLLKQAVPTAEAKDTDYVFLTFVLKYLPHGFVGLLIAVVLSAAMSSAAGGLNALASTTIIDLYQPARPGLAERHYVRASRLASVGWGVVGIGFATFAAQLENLIQAVNILGSLFYGTMLGIFVVAFFMKSVGGRAVFWSAVVAQIAVLLLFWRTDIGYLWFNIIGCVLVVLGCLVLPKERKQAA is encoded by the coding sequence ATGAGCTTATTAGACTGGCTGGTGCTGGGCGGAACGCTGGCGTTTATTGTGGGCTACGGCACCTGGCGCACCCGCGGCCAGCACACCATGGACAGCTACCTGCTCGGCGACCGGCAGGCCCGCTGGTGGGGCATCGGGCTGAGCATCATCGCCACCCAGGCCTCAGCTATCACCTTCCTGAGCACGCCGGGGCAGGCCTACGACGACGGGATGCGCTTCATTCAGTTCTACTTCGGCCTACCCGTGGCCATGGTCCTGATTGCCATTTTCGCGGTGCCCATCTACCATCGGCTCAAAGTATTTACGGCCTACGAGTACCTGGAAGGCCGCTTCGATAGGCGCACCCGCACGCTGGCGGCGGGCCTATTTCTGGTGCAGCGTGGCCTCAGCAACGGGCTTTCCCTGTACGCGCCGGCGCTGGTGCTATCGGCCATTCTGGGCTGGAACGTGCACCTCACCGTCTGGCTGATTGGGGGGCTAATGATCAGCTATACAGTGGCGGGCGGCACCCGCGCCGTGGCCGTTACGCAGCAGTGGCAGGTAGCCGTTATTTTCACAGGCATGGCGGTTGCAGGCTACCTGCTGGTCCATTATCTGCCCGACGATATTGGCTTTACCGAAGCCATGCAGGTGGCGGGGCACCGCGGCAAACTCAACCTCGTCGATTTTCACTTCGACCCCAAAGACCGCTACAATTTCTGGTCGGGCATGACGGGCGGGCTGTTCCTAGCCCTATCGTACTTCGGCACCGACCAAAGCCAGGTGCAGCGCTACCTGGCCGGCCGCAGCGTCACGGAAAGCCGCTTGGGCCTGCTGATGAACGGCCTTGTGAAGGTGCCCATGCAGTTCGGAATTCTGCTGATTGGGGTGCTCCTGTTCGTGTTTTATCAGTTCAATGCGCCGCCGCTCACCTTTAACCGACCGGTGCAAAAGCAAGTGGCGCGCTCCGCCACCTATGGTCCGGCGCTCCGGCAGCTGGAGCAGCAGCATACTGTTCTGTTCGAAGCCCGCCGCGAAGCCACAACGGGTCTGGTGCAAGCCCTGCGCACCGGCAATGAGGCCCAGGTTGCCGCCGCCCAAACTCGCCTGCAGGCCACCGATGCCGCCAGCAGTGGCCTACGCGCAGAAGCGCAGAAGCTGCTGAAACAAGCCGTGCCCACCGCCGAGGCCAAAGACACCGACTACGTTTTCCTGACTTTCGTGCTGAAATATTTACCGCACGGGTTCGTAGGCCTGTTGATTGCCGTGGTGCTATCGGCGGCCATGAGCAGCGCAGCTGGCGGACTCAACGCACTGGCTTCAACTACTATTATTGATCTGTACCAGCCGGCTAGGCCAGGTCTGGCAGAGCGCCACTATGTGCGCGCCTCCCGTTTGGCCTCGGTCGGGTGGGGCGTGGTGGGCATCGGCTTTGCCACCTTCGCGGCGCAGCTCGAAAACCTGATTCAGGCTGTGAACATCCTTGGCTCCCTGTTTTACGGCACCATGCTGGGGATTTTTGTGGTGGCTTTTTTTATGAAATCTGTGGGCGGCAGAGCGGTGTTCTGGTCGGCGGTAGTGGCCCAGATTGCGGTGTTGCTGCTCTTCTGGCGCACCGATATCGGCTACCTCTGGTTCAACATCATCGGGTGCGTACTGGTGGTGCTGGGGTGTTTGGTGCTGCCGAAGGAGCGAAAGCAGGCAGCCTGA
- a CDS encoding energy transducer TonB, producing MKHLFFILLLVASGAAAQAQQPTAAPATKQPIELKAGRMQAQAKPAANRPDVPPQFPGGAQGLNTFFQQNLKYPEAASVKQVSGNVVMTFTVEADGHLTNPTVLQPLSPECDTEALRVLGQMPTWKPATRKGQPIATQVRLPIPFGNSENLKVEQGKPKYE from the coding sequence ATGAAACATCTGTTCTTCATCTTGCTGCTCGTAGCTTCGGGCGCCGCCGCACAAGCTCAGCAGCCTACTGCTGCCCCAGCCACTAAGCAGCCGATTGAATTGAAAGCAGGCCGGATGCAGGCCCAGGCCAAACCGGCGGCCAACCGCCCCGATGTACCTCCGCAATTTCCGGGCGGTGCGCAGGGGCTGAACACGTTTTTTCAGCAGAATTTAAAGTATCCGGAGGCTGCCAGCGTCAAGCAGGTTAGTGGTAATGTGGTCATGACGTTCACGGTAGAAGCCGACGGCCACCTGACCAACCCCACCGTGCTGCAGCCGCTCTCCCCGGAGTGCGACACTGAAGCGCTGCGGGTGCTAGGCCAGATGCCCACCTGGAAACCCGCTACTCGCAAAGGTCAGCCCATTGCTACACAAGTTCGTTTGCCCATTCCGTTCGGGAATTCCGAGAACCTGAAGGTGGAACAAGGCAAACCCAAATACGAATAA
- a CDS encoding class I SAM-dependent methyltransferase: protein MPLPDSGFDYVAAFYDPLSRVVYGRALQQAQQAALEALPLGAPSLLIIGGGTGWVLGEVLRLRPEARVLYLEASPQMLQRSQEFVRQHWPTKLTQVEFRLGTEAALRPNEQFDALITFFLLDLFEPIRLRQLLGHLYAARRPGAPWLVADFSVPRTWWQRGLLTAMYAFFGLTTGISAGRRPPIEAELSRLGMRPRPVGAFFGGMVEAVVWE, encoded by the coding sequence ATGCCCCTCCCCGACTCTGGTTTCGATTATGTAGCCGCTTTCTATGACCCATTGTCGCGGGTGGTGTATGGAAGGGCACTGCAGCAGGCGCAGCAGGCTGCCTTAGAGGCTTTGCCGCTTGGTGCGCCCTCCCTACTTATTATAGGAGGCGGTACGGGCTGGGTGTTGGGTGAAGTACTACGGCTGCGCCCGGAGGCACGGGTTTTATACCTGGAGGCATCTCCGCAGATGCTACAGCGCAGCCAGGAGTTTGTGCGGCAGCACTGGCCTACGAAGCTAACGCAGGTAGAATTCCGGTTGGGCACGGAAGCTGCACTCCGCCCCAATGAGCAGTTTGATGCCCTGATAACTTTTTTCCTTCTCGATTTATTTGAGCCGATACGCCTGCGCCAACTCCTAGGCCACCTCTACGCCGCGCGTAGGCCAGGCGCGCCGTGGCTTGTGGCTGATTTCAGCGTGCCCCGCACCTGGTGGCAGCGCGGTTTGCTTACGGCTATGTATGCCTTCTTCGGCCTAACCACCGGCATTAGTGCCGGGCGCCGGCCACCCATTGAGGCCGAGCTTTCGCGGCTTGGTATGCGCCCTAGGCCAGTCGGGGCGTTTTTCGGGGGGATGGTGGAGGCAGTGGTGTGGGAGTAG
- a CDS encoding DUF2911 domain-containing protein, which translates to MITTTLLKTSRVLGSTLLVGGLLLSGAAQAQIATPAASPKSTVQQRVGLTDITITYSRPGVKGRPIFGDSTTKAITPFGQRWRTGANSTTSIKFSDDVTVEGKKVPAGEYGLYTIPGKTSWVVVLNKSLKQGADVKGFKDADDVARFTVKPYALANKVETFTMEFSDLTPATANVEMLWDKTGAKFKVTTDVDTKVMAQIDEKVVKNASASANDMAAAAVYYYDNNKDLKQALTWIQKANEKDAKFWNVHTEAKIRMKMKDYKGTVAAAEQSKKLAAEAKNTDYVKMNEGLIADAKKAGKL; encoded by the coding sequence ATGATCACCACGACTCTCCTGAAGACCTCGCGTGTGCTTGGTTCTACGCTGCTGGTAGGTGGCCTACTGCTTTCCGGCGCTGCGCAAGCCCAGATTGCTACGCCCGCCGCCAGCCCCAAAAGCACCGTGCAGCAGCGCGTAGGCCTCACCGACATTACCATCACGTACTCGCGGCCCGGCGTGAAAGGCCGCCCGATTTTCGGCGACTCCACCACCAAGGCTATTACGCCTTTCGGACAGCGCTGGCGCACGGGTGCCAACTCTACTACCAGCATCAAGTTCTCGGACGACGTGACGGTGGAAGGCAAGAAGGTACCCGCCGGCGAGTATGGCCTCTACACCATTCCGGGCAAAACCTCGTGGGTAGTAGTCCTGAACAAAAGCCTCAAGCAGGGCGCTGATGTAAAAGGCTTCAAGGATGCCGACGACGTGGCCCGCTTCACGGTAAAGCCCTACGCGCTGGCCAACAAAGTAGAAACCTTCACCATGGAGTTTTCTGACCTCACCCCCGCTACCGCCAACGTGGAAATGCTGTGGGATAAGACCGGCGCCAAGTTTAAGGTAACCACGGACGTTGACACCAAAGTAATGGCCCAGATCGACGAGAAAGTTGTGAAAAACGCCAGTGCTTCGGCAAACGACATGGCCGCCGCCGCCGTGTATTACTACGACAACAACAAAGACCTGAAGCAGGCCCTGACCTGGATTCAGAAGGCCAACGAAAAGGACGCCAAGTTCTGGAACGTGCATACGGAGGCTAAAATCCGCATGAAAATGAAGGATTACAAAGGCACCGTTGCCGCAGCCGAGCAGTCGAAGAAACTGGCTGCCGAAGCCAAAAACACCGACTACGTAAAGATGAACGAGGGCCTGATTGCCGACGCAAAAAAGGCCGGCAAACTCTAA
- a CDS encoding ABC transporter ATP-binding protein: protein MARSGMNTSGTTLDPDVPKKKLTKESFRQGLRIFRFTLPYRTKFILGTILLTLSSASTMAFPWLIGKLADTASGHPVVLPNGMAVTINQIALGFALLILLQGLFSFGRIWLFTQVSEFTVRDIRQALYQQFVSLPIPYFEKNRVGAITSRITSDVGIIQDSFSLTLAELFRQVMTLVAGIVFIMVVSVKLSMFMLLTFPPIVVLAMVFGKKIRVLAKTTQDELAKTNVIVEETLQGINTVKAFTNEQFETARYTASLTKTVRAALKSNLYRGGFVSFVIIGLFGGIVLVLWRAATLVQAGQMTIGDLTQFALYTMFIGASVAGLGELYGKVQSTLGASERILEILDEPTEPTHQLRATGLAPLQVRGDIDYRHVAFRYPTRPDLAVLKDISFDIQAGEKIALVGPSGAGKSTIVQLLMQFYELSSGQILVDGREIGQYDLTELRRHIGIVPQETILFGGTIRENIAYGKVGSSDEEIIQAARKANAWQFISSFPEGLDTLVGERGVKLSGGQRQRVAIARAILKNPAILILDEATSSLDSESEKLVQGAMDELMQDRTSIIIAHRLSTIRKVDKILVIDGGRIVEQGSHDELAHNDNGIYSKLLKLQFELS, encoded by the coding sequence ATGGCCCGAAGTGGAATGAATACCAGTGGTACAACCCTTGATCCGGATGTACCCAAGAAGAAATTAACCAAAGAAAGCTTCCGGCAGGGGCTGCGGATCTTCCGCTTCACGCTGCCCTACCGCACCAAGTTCATCCTCGGCACGATACTCCTGACGCTGTCGAGCGCCAGCACCATGGCTTTCCCCTGGCTGATTGGTAAGCTGGCTGATACCGCCAGCGGCCACCCCGTGGTATTGCCCAACGGCATGGCCGTCACCATCAACCAGATTGCGCTGGGCTTTGCGTTACTTATTCTGCTGCAGGGGCTCTTTTCCTTTGGGCGCATCTGGCTGTTCACGCAGGTAAGCGAGTTTACGGTGCGCGACATCCGGCAGGCTTTGTACCAGCAGTTTGTGTCGTTGCCCATCCCCTACTTCGAGAAAAACCGTGTGGGCGCCATCACCTCGCGCATCACTTCCGATGTAGGCATCATTCAGGATTCCTTTTCCCTGACCCTGGCCGAGCTATTTCGGCAGGTGATGACGCTGGTGGCGGGCATCGTGTTCATCATGGTGGTATCGGTGAAGCTCTCGATGTTTATGCTGCTCACCTTCCCGCCCATCGTGGTGCTGGCCATGGTATTCGGCAAGAAGATTCGGGTGCTGGCCAAAACCACGCAGGACGAGCTGGCCAAAACCAACGTCATCGTGGAAGAAACCTTGCAGGGCATCAACACCGTGAAGGCGTTTACCAACGAGCAGTTTGAAACCGCGCGCTATACCGCCTCGCTCACCAAAACCGTGCGGGCCGCCCTGAAAAGCAACCTCTACCGCGGCGGCTTTGTGTCGTTTGTTATCATTGGCTTGTTTGGAGGCATTGTGCTGGTGCTGTGGCGAGCCGCCACGCTGGTGCAGGCCGGCCAGATGACTATCGGCGACCTGACGCAGTTTGCTCTCTACACCATGTTCATCGGGGCCTCGGTGGCAGGCCTAGGCGAGCTGTACGGCAAAGTGCAAAGCACACTGGGCGCCTCTGAGCGCATCCTGGAAATTCTTGACGAGCCCACCGAGCCCACGCACCAGCTGCGTGCTACTGGCCTGGCGCCGTTGCAAGTCCGCGGCGATATCGACTACCGCCATGTGGCCTTCCGCTACCCCACTCGCCCCGATCTGGCGGTTCTCAAAGACATCAGCTTCGATATTCAGGCCGGCGAAAAGATTGCGCTGGTGGGCCCATCGGGTGCGGGCAAAAGCACCATTGTGCAGCTCCTGATGCAGTTCTATGAGCTGAGCAGCGGCCAGATTCTGGTAGATGGCCGCGAAATCGGGCAATACGACCTGACGGAGCTGCGCCGCCACATCGGCATTGTGCCCCAGGAAACCATCCTGTTTGGGGGTACTATCCGCGAGAACATTGCCTATGGCAAAGTCGGCTCTTCGGATGAGGAAATCATCCAGGCGGCGCGTAAGGCCAATGCTTGGCAGTTCATCAGCTCCTTCCCCGAAGGCCTCGATACGCTGGTGGGTGAGCGGGGCGTGAAGCTCTCCGGGGGGCAGCGCCAGCGCGTGGCCATTGCCCGCGCCATCCTGAAAAACCCCGCCATCCTCATCCTCGACGAAGCTACGTCTTCCCTCGACTCGGAGAGTGAGAAACTGGTACAGGGCGCCATGGATGAACTCATGCAGGACCGCACCAGCATCATCATTGCTCACCGCCTCAGCACCATCCGCAAAGTCGATAAAATATTGGTTATCGACGGGGGCCGCATTGTAGAGCAAGGCTCCCACGACGAGCTGGCCCACAACGACAACGGCATTTACTCCAAGCTGCTTAAACTGCAGTTCGAGCTGAGCTAG
- a CDS encoding energy transducer TonB, which produces MPSFPGGEEALRAFIRAKLQYPQEALHRRIAGKVYVSFLITEEGHIRDAAIVKGIGAGLDQEALRLVRIMPWWNPGKNAGQPVPVMYTLPIVFRGVY; this is translated from the coding sequence ATGCCTTCATTTCCAGGCGGTGAGGAAGCCCTGCGGGCATTCATACGCGCCAAACTACAATATCCACAGGAGGCCTTGCACCGGCGTATAGCCGGCAAAGTATATGTGAGCTTCCTAATAACGGAGGAAGGACATATTCGAGATGCTGCCATTGTGAAGGGTATCGGCGCGGGCCTCGACCAGGAAGCTCTCCGGCTAGTGCGCATCATGCCCTGGTGGAATCCTGGCAAGAACGCCGGACAACCTGTGCCCGTGATGTACACTTTGCCCATTGTGTTTCGTGGAGTGTATTAA
- a CDS encoding MBL fold metallo-hydrolase yields MNILFLTSSFRMAASARYVRNPQLTTIKPNYPGNKMIGRQYCNGEALYEPKLSTVIRWQLSENKQKEEKKADTWAPEVIDCTAFLKSQEDGLVWLGHASFLLRVSGKTILTDPVLFSSIGLRRRHALPCRPEDLLNIDYLLLSHGHRDHLDEQSVKLVASQNPHLQAFGPLGLPKLVQGMARKLPVQEAGWWQQFELSPDAPFELFYLPASHWHRRGLFDLNTVLWGSFLLRLPDGRTIYFAGDTSAADHFEQIEKLFGPLDVALMPIGAYKPGYMMNLSHVNPHEAAKAVNQLRAGHVVPMHYGTFDLSDEPASEPLRELQHVAHGGMLRGELHAPAVGEVLRWQEWE; encoded by the coding sequence TTGAACATCCTGTTTCTCACTAGTTCTTTCCGCATGGCCGCGTCTGCCCGCTACGTTCGCAACCCCCAACTTACTACCATCAAGCCCAACTACCCCGGCAATAAGATGATAGGGCGGCAATACTGCAATGGCGAAGCACTATACGAGCCCAAGCTGAGCACCGTAATCCGGTGGCAGCTAAGTGAAAACAAGCAGAAAGAAGAAAAGAAAGCCGATACTTGGGCGCCCGAGGTGATAGACTGCACAGCCTTTCTCAAGAGCCAGGAAGATGGGTTGGTGTGGCTAGGCCATGCCTCCTTCCTGCTGCGCGTGAGCGGCAAAACCATCCTCACCGATCCGGTTTTGTTTTCCTCGATAGGCCTACGCCGGCGCCACGCCCTCCCCTGCCGCCCCGAAGACCTGCTGAATATCGACTACCTGCTGCTCAGCCACGGCCACCGCGACCATCTCGATGAGCAGTCTGTAAAATTGGTGGCCAGCCAGAACCCCCACTTGCAAGCGTTTGGCCCGCTAGGTCTTCCGAAGCTCGTGCAGGGCATGGCGCGCAAGCTGCCGGTGCAGGAAGCCGGCTGGTGGCAGCAGTTTGAGTTGAGCCCCGATGCGCCGTTTGAGCTCTTTTATCTACCGGCTTCTCACTGGCACCGCCGGGGCCTCTTCGACCTGAACACGGTGCTGTGGGGTAGCTTCCTACTGCGCCTGCCCGATGGCCGCACCATCTACTTTGCCGGCGACACCTCCGCCGCCGACCACTTCGAGCAGATTGAAAAGCTGTTTGGCCCGCTTGATGTTGCCCTGATGCCGATTGGGGCCTACAAACCGGGCTACATGATGAACCTCAGCCACGTAAATCCGCACGAAGCGGCTAAAGCCGTGAATCAGCTCCGGGCCGGCCATGTGGTGCCCATGCACTACGGCACCTTCGACCTCAGCGACGAGCCCGCCTCGGAGCCGTTGCGCGAGCTACAGCACGTGGCCCACGGCGGCATGTTGCGCGGCGAGCTGCACGCGCCCGCGGTGGGCGAGGTATTGCGCTGGCAGGAGTGGGAGTGA
- a CDS encoding M61 family metallopeptidase: MMRKTAALLLLGLPLAFGRPAAAQAPIQYAVAFPNAVHHEARVTVTFTEVPTGPLQVRMARSSPGRYALHEFAKNVYDVQATDSKGKVLSVVKPDPYGWDVTGHDGTVRFTYTLFGDRTDGTYAGIDSRHAHLNMPATLAFARGLEQRPAEVKFDMPAGWTVASQLRPDAAKGTYYAPNMQYLMDSPTSLGPQKVRSWQEKGKTIELQVLHDGTDAELDAYANNTKKVVKEAAAIFGGLPDYDFGRYTFVANYLPQTSGDGMEHRNSTSLTSNRPLRGPGAIDNLGTVSHEFFHSWNVERIRPKDLEPFNFEQANMSSGLWFAEGFTQYYGELLLRRAGVYSDDEYCQEALSGLVGAMLTSPGAKRYSPVYMSQQAPFVDAAAAIDPNNRSNTYLSYYYIGGANALALDLELRQRFKTDLDTYMRTLWKQHGEPQRNYAPANPYTLADLQRVLGQVTKDTAFAGQFFRQHIFGHELPNYEALLAPAGMLVRPAKAGQASLAARLQFNPDSTATLGGTLMGSPLYAAGLDREDVVLKLDGKKPINAKELQTRLAAHKPGDVVQVEVKARDGVRTVPVTLMEDPTLEVVTYEQAGKPVSKAQKKFRAAWLSSKAK, encoded by the coding sequence ATGATGCGGAAAACCGCTGCTCTGCTTCTGCTAGGCCTCCCGCTGGCCTTTGGCCGTCCGGCTGCTGCTCAGGCGCCCATCCAATACGCCGTAGCCTTCCCCAACGCTGTGCACCACGAAGCCCGCGTGACGGTAACCTTCACGGAAGTGCCCACCGGGCCGCTGCAAGTGCGCATGGCCCGCTCCTCTCCTGGTCGCTACGCTCTGCACGAGTTTGCCAAGAACGTGTATGATGTGCAGGCCACGGACTCAAAAGGCAAGGTGCTTTCTGTGGTGAAGCCCGACCCATATGGCTGGGACGTGACCGGCCACGATGGCACCGTGCGCTTCACGTACACCCTGTTTGGCGACCGGACCGACGGCACGTATGCCGGTATCGACTCGCGCCACGCCCACCTGAACATGCCGGCCACCTTAGCCTTTGCCCGGGGCCTGGAGCAGCGGCCCGCGGAGGTGAAGTTTGATATGCCGGCCGGCTGGACTGTGGCTTCGCAGCTGCGGCCCGATGCGGCCAAAGGCACCTACTACGCGCCCAACATGCAGTACCTCATGGACTCACCGACTTCCTTGGGGCCGCAAAAAGTGCGCAGCTGGCAGGAAAAGGGCAAGACCATTGAGCTGCAAGTGCTGCACGATGGCACCGATGCCGAGCTGGACGCCTATGCCAATAACACCAAGAAAGTAGTGAAGGAAGCCGCCGCCATTTTCGGTGGCCTGCCCGACTACGACTTCGGCCGCTACACCTTCGTGGCCAACTACCTGCCCCAGACCAGCGGCGACGGCATGGAGCACCGCAACTCTACCAGCCTCACCAGCAACCGCCCGTTGCGCGGCCCTGGAGCCATCGATAACCTGGGCACGGTGTCGCACGAGTTTTTCCATAGCTGGAACGTGGAGCGCATTCGGCCCAAAGACCTGGAGCCGTTCAACTTTGAGCAGGCCAACATGAGCAGTGGCCTATGGTTCGCGGAAGGCTTCACGCAATACTACGGCGAGCTGCTACTGCGTCGCGCCGGCGTGTACTCCGACGATGAGTATTGCCAGGAAGCCCTGAGTGGCCTAGTGGGCGCTATGCTGACCTCGCCTGGTGCCAAGCGCTACTCTCCGGTGTACATGAGCCAGCAGGCCCCGTTTGTGGATGCTGCCGCGGCCATCGACCCCAACAACCGCTCAAATACCTACCTGAGCTACTACTACATTGGGGGTGCCAATGCGCTGGCGCTGGATCTGGAGCTGCGACAGCGCTTCAAAACCGACCTCGATACGTACATGCGCACCCTCTGGAAACAGCACGGCGAGCCGCAGCGCAACTACGCGCCCGCAAACCCCTACACGCTGGCCGACTTGCAGCGTGTGCTAGGCCAGGTAACCAAGGATACAGCCTTTGCCGGGCAGTTTTTCCGCCAGCACATCTTCGGGCATGAGCTGCCCAACTACGAGGCGCTCCTGGCTCCGGCGGGCATGCTGGTGCGCCCCGCCAAAGCGGGCCAGGCCAGCCTGGCCGCCCGTCTCCAGTTCAATCCTGACAGCACCGCTACACTGGGTGGCACGCTGATGGGCAGCCCGCTTTACGCGGCAGGCCTAGATCGGGAGGATGTGGTACTGAAGCTCGACGGCAAAAAGCCCATCAATGCGAAAGAGCTGCAGACCCGCCTGGCCGCCCACAAACCCGGCGACGTGGTGCAAGTGGAGGTAAAAGCCCGCGACGGAGTGCGCACGGTGCCCGTGACCCTCATGGAAGATCCCACGCTGGAAGTAGTGACCTACGAGCAAGCCGGGAAGCCTGTGAGCAAAGCTCAGAAGAAGTTTCGGGCCGCTTGGCTGAGCAGCAAGGCCAAGTAA
- a CDS encoding ExbD/TolR family protein, with protein MSVLSYSRRHCLKDVYGLPAVAGVALVLSLVLMSVGRLRSPADLPSIQLPVGHSDTVCRLWEVPVVQVTLDDSQRFYLQTHDSLLNAQLVPHAAPLTTASQVAQKLRDMTQLSHQFYHKPTAVWLRADQRISSREIMAVFYQLRQQGISRVFLVMETERT; from the coding sequence ATGTCTGTGCTTTCTTATTCCCGCCGCCACTGCCTCAAGGATGTTTACGGACTGCCCGCAGTGGCAGGTGTTGCCTTGGTTTTGAGCTTGGTCCTGATGTCGGTAGGTAGGCTTCGCTCGCCGGCTGATTTACCAAGTATACAATTGCCCGTAGGCCACTCCGATACCGTTTGTCGCCTGTGGGAAGTCCCGGTTGTGCAGGTCACGCTGGATGACAGCCAGCGGTTTTACCTGCAAACGCATGACTCACTGTTGAATGCCCAACTTGTTCCGCACGCTGCGCCGCTCACAACAGCCTCACAAGTAGCCCAGAAGTTGCGTGATATGACTCAGCTAAGTCATCAGTTTTACCACAAACCAACGGCCGTTTGGCTGCGCGCCGATCAGCGTATTTCCTCCAGAGAAATTATGGCGGTGTTTTATCAGCTACGGCAGCAAGGTATTAGCAGGGTATTTCTGGTAATGGAAACGGAGCGGACTTAA
- a CDS encoding sodium:solute symporter has translation MSPTLILSLIAGYFVVLVIISLLTSRKATSESFFIANRNAPWYMVAFAMIGTSLSGVTFISIPGMVATQSWSYMAVVLGYIVGYLVIGTVLMPMYYRLRLVSIYTYLEQRFGFWSYKTGAFFFLISRAVGAAFRLFLVAGVLQLAVFDGLGVPFAVTVSISILLIYLYTFRGGLKTILWTDTFQTMAMLVCVAVSIYLMADELNLGFAGLVKTVKESAMSQIYFSDPKDDKFFWKQFASGAFITIVMTGLDQDLMQKNLSCRNLQDAQKNMFWFTIAIVIVNVFFLSLGVLLYQFAAAKGIALPINATTGKVIGDNVFPLLATNHFSLFAGIVFILGIIAVTYASADSALTALTTSFCVDMLDIKQYEEKKQTRMRQLTHFGFSLLLIVIILIFRAINDQSVITAVFKAAGYTYGPLLGLYSFGLFTSRGLHDRLVPYVCVAAPLVTWFINANSKAWWGYEFGFEILILNGLLTFVGLLAISRARVLELNPVA, from the coding sequence ATGTCTCCAACTCTTATTCTCAGCCTGATTGCGGGCTATTTCGTGGTGCTGGTCATCATTTCGCTGCTAACTTCGCGCAAGGCTACCAGCGAATCGTTCTTCATTGCGAACCGCAATGCCCCGTGGTACATGGTAGCCTTTGCCATGATTGGCACGTCGCTTTCCGGGGTCACGTTCATTTCTATTCCGGGCATGGTGGCTACGCAGTCGTGGAGCTACATGGCGGTGGTGCTGGGCTATATTGTGGGCTATCTGGTGATTGGCACCGTGCTCATGCCGATGTACTACCGGTTGCGGCTGGTATCTATTTACACCTATCTGGAGCAGCGCTTCGGGTTCTGGAGCTACAAAACCGGCGCGTTCTTTTTCCTGATTTCCCGGGCAGTGGGCGCCGCTTTCCGGCTGTTTCTGGTGGCGGGTGTGCTGCAGTTGGCCGTTTTCGATGGCCTGGGCGTGCCGTTTGCTGTCACCGTCAGCATCAGCATTCTGCTGATTTACCTCTACACCTTCCGGGGCGGCCTCAAAACCATCCTCTGGACCGATACTTTCCAGACCATGGCCATGCTGGTGTGCGTAGCCGTGAGCATCTACCTGATGGCCGATGAGCTGAACCTGGGCTTTGCCGGGCTAGTGAAAACGGTGAAGGAAAGCGCCATGTCGCAGATCTACTTCTCTGACCCCAAGGACGATAAGTTCTTCTGGAAGCAGTTTGCCTCGGGCGCCTTCATTACCATCGTGATGACTGGCCTAGACCAGGACCTGATGCAGAAAAACCTGAGCTGCCGCAATCTGCAGGACGCCCAGAAAAACATGTTCTGGTTTACCATTGCCATTGTAATTGTGAACGTGTTTTTCCTGTCGCTCGGCGTGCTGCTCTACCAGTTTGCGGCTGCTAAAGGCATTGCGCTGCCCATCAACGCCACTACGGGCAAAGTCATCGGCGACAATGTGTTTCCGCTTCTGGCCACCAACCACTTCTCCCTGTTCGCGGGCATCGTATTTATCCTAGGCATCATTGCCGTTACCTACGCCTCCGCCGACTCGGCCCTGACGGCGCTTACCACCTCCTTTTGCGTGGATATGCTGGATATCAAGCAGTATGAGGAGAAGAAACAAACCCGCATGCGCCAGCTCACGCACTTCGGTTTCTCGCTGTTGCTCATCGTCATCATCCTGATCTTCCGGGCTATTAATGACCAAAGCGTGATTACGGCCGTGTTTAAGGCGGCGGGCTACACCTACGGGCCGCTGCTAGGCCTGTATTCGTTCGGGCTGTTCACCAGCCGCGGCCTCCACGACCGCCTGGTGCCCTACGTGTGCGTGGCGGCCCCGCTGGTAACATGGTTTATCAATGCCAACTCCAAAGCCTGGTGGGGCTATGAGTTTGGTTTTGAGATTCTGATTCTGAACGGTTTGCTCACGTTTGTAGGCCTGTTAGCCATTTCGCGCGCACGAGTGCTGGAATTGAACCCAGTGGCCTAA